The Exiguobacterium sp. FSL W8-0210 genome has a window encoding:
- a CDS encoding DNA/RNA non-specific endonuclease has translation MKKKMNYLIAPLMTIFMVGCTNVEDASITNGETNLQEVTTINTTAAESVVEVTSTQSKDELFKGYKLIEVDACDLSGHREANVVVDIGFVDREYWAFTNEYGQLVKVIADKIILQDDRTEPVTSSGRYCKDEAKVPGVERSDLDEGHVIADSMGGVSSAFNITAQNSSLNRHGDQAYMEDAIRKAGGATDFEAIITYPNTETQIPSHYKYTYTIKGNKIVDEFDNGNPDETNKSLGLTENKSIDSNNSNDDKDISSIDTNNDGQVTIKEAKSAGFKMPITKDHWLYQYMDDRDGDGYVGE, from the coding sequence ATGAAAAAGAAAATGAATTATTTAATCGCCCCTTTAATGACCATCTTTATGGTTGGGTGTACGAATGTAGAAGATGCGTCTATTACAAATGGCGAAACAAATTTACAAGAAGTAACAACAATTAATACAACTGCTGCTGAATCAGTAGTAGAAGTTACATCAACTCAATCAAAAGATGAACTGTTCAAAGGCTACAAATTAATCGAAGTGGATGCTTGTGATTTATCCGGACATCGTGAAGCTAATGTTGTGGTAGACATAGGTTTTGTTGATCGAGAATATTGGGCATTTACGAACGAGTATGGTCAATTAGTGAAAGTTATTGCTGATAAAATTATTTTACAAGATGACCGTACTGAACCGGTTACATCATCGGGAAGATACTGTAAAGATGAAGCAAAAGTGCCTGGAGTAGAAAGAAGTGACTTAGATGAAGGACATGTTATCGCTGACAGCATGGGCGGTGTATCTAGTGCTTTTAATATTACTGCTCAAAATAGCTCATTAAATAGGCATGGCGACCAAGCTTACATGGAAGATGCGATTCGTAAAGCAGGTGGAGCTACAGATTTTGAAGCAATTATTACATATCCAAATACTGAAACTCAAATCCCTTCTCATTATAAGTACACTTACACAATAAAAGGTAATAAGATTGTTGATGAATTTGACAATGGCAATCCTGATGAAACAAATAAATCTTTAGGTTTAACTGAAAATAAATCAATAGACTCAAATAATTCTAATGATGATAAAGATATTTCTAGCATTGATACAAATAATGATGGGCAGGTAACAATTAAAGAAGCTAAATCAGCTGGCTTCAAAATGCCAATAACAAAAGATCATTGGTTATATCAATACATGGATGATCGTGATGGAGATGGTTATGTAGGCGAATAG
- the bcrC gene encoding quaternary ammonium compound efflux SMR transporter BcrC: protein MKGYVALGIAIIGEIFGTSMLKLSEGFTNIYPTIGVAIGFFIAFYTLSLSLKTLPLSLAYAIWSGVGTALTALIGVLVWNEPFNILTFIGLVMIIGGVIILNQRSADTKTSTSH, encoded by the coding sequence ATGAAAGGGTATGTTGCATTAGGAATTGCGATTATTGGTGAAATATTCGGAACATCTATGTTGAAATTATCTGAAGGATTTACGAATATATACCCCACAATTGGAGTAGCAATTGGCTTCTTCATAGCGTTCTATACATTATCATTGTCTTTAAAAACTTTGCCTTTAAGTTTAGCTTACGCAATCTGGTCAGGTGTAGGAACAGCTCTGACAGCTTTAATAGGTGTTTTGGTGTGGAATGAACCATTTAACATTCTTACATTTATTGGTTTAGTTATGATTATCGGTGGAGTAATTATACTTAATCAAAGATCTGCTGACACGAAAACAAGCACTTCTCATTAA
- the bcrB gene encoding quaternary ammonium compound efflux SMR transporter BcrB, translating to MNPYVLLIGSILFEVFGSSMMKASNGFKKLVPTVGLVIGMGSAFYLLSKALEHIPLGTAYAIWSGAGTALTAIVGILVWKEKFNLKILLGLLIIIAGVVVLKLSH from the coding sequence ATGAATCCATATGTATTATTAATTGGCTCAATCTTATTTGAAGTATTCGGAAGTTCTATGATGAAGGCATCAAATGGCTTTAAGAAATTAGTCCCTACAGTTGGTTTAGTAATAGGTATGGGGAGTGCTTTTTACCTTCTCTCCAAAGCATTAGAACACATTCCGTTAGGAACTGCTTATGCAATATGGTCTGGTGCAGGAACTGCTCTTACTGCGATTGTTGGTATTCTTGTTTGGAAAGAAAAGTTTAATCTAAAAATATTACTTGGCTTACTAATCATTATAGCTGGTGTTGTGGTACTTAAATTGTCTCATTAA
- the bcrA gene encoding efflux transporter transcriptional regulator BcrA, whose translation MSAKGQDKRAHLLNAAIELLGSNDFDTLTLEAVAKQANVSKGGLLYHFPSKEALYAGITELIFQDFVYRFNELAENDPIEKGKWTRALIHAYTDDLNNSQVLNIASHSFSKLNHTVTENILVHFEYIQSKIDEDGIDSVLATTIRLTLDGLYYSEFFKLGQINFDLREKIIEKLIESTT comes from the coding sequence ATGTCAGCAAAAGGACAGGACAAAAGAGCGCATCTGCTAAATGCTGCAATAGAACTCTTAGGTTCAAACGATTTTGATACTTTGACATTAGAAGCAGTCGCAAAGCAAGCCAATGTTAGCAAAGGTGGTTTATTGTATCATTTCCCCTCAAAAGAAGCATTATATGCTGGAATAACTGAACTAATTTTTCAAGACTTTGTATACCGATTTAATGAATTAGCTGAGAATGATCCTATAGAAAAAGGAAAATGGACTCGCGCCTTAATACATGCATACACTGATGATTTAAACAATTCTCAAGTTCTAAATATAGCATCTCATTCTTTTTCGAAATTGAACCATACTGTTACAGAAAACATCCTCGTCCACTTCGAGTATATTCAATCAAAAATTGATGAGGATGGTATTGACTCTGTACTAGCAACAACAATTCGGCTTACCCTCGATGGTCTTTATTATTCCGAGTTCTTTAAGTTGGGACAAATCAATTTTGACTTACGAGAAAAAATCATCGAAAAATTAATTGAATCTACAACCTAG